The following are encoded in a window of Chaetodon auriga isolate fChaAug3 chromosome 24, fChaAug3.hap1, whole genome shotgun sequence genomic DNA:
- the irs4b gene encoding insulin receptor substrate 2-B, protein MANFTNYQEGKAAMLMVETQQRDVGTKSAAATENGDGSVGEPPSPLINIGGGGGGGGGGGSRFHQHLPPSNHLHHQHLSHYHPPKDQQQHHHYQLAPQQQQQHLSGENIAESPARKASSSSLSQVHTAEDPAASSAASSSSSSSSHVYAAVNVANTSDVVDDIRKCGYLRKQKHGHKRFFVLRAASHLGPSRLEYYDSEKKFRNSLRSAAAAAASGGAVAPSPPKRVIYLYQCFTVNKRADSKNKHLIALYTKDEYFAIVAENEQEQEDWYVAVSELMSEGKKGHLDSDDLDDGYGTVTPGTVFKEVWQVNVKPKGLGQTKNLTGVYRLCLSTKTIHLVKLNSETPCVNLQLMNIRRCGHSESFFFIEVGRSSSIGPGEIWMQVDDSVVAQNMHETILETMKALKAFAEFRPRSKSQSSGSNPMPFITTRRHLGNLPPSQTGLQRRSRTESVVGTPPSSKSSGASGYRFRTSSEGEGTMNRPFRSATGSLVHLNSARAHHGRQEGGGSSSGSGVATGNAGTSTGSGRYVRAIPGSSSTYHARSASLPVSHFPSTTSPVSVSSSSGHGSVSDTLTRPSSASICGSPSDGGFNSSDEYGSSPGDFRYFRVRSNTPDSLGNTPPIREENCLNDYMAMGWNREVFGTGGGSGNNSGGDTPRDESTSTTEDERFSSSSSSSLRRRTHSFSRPAGGATGGSGVAVYQKMTQTNFSLDEGSDVVLPFGSGLLRGGPSSSSSSLRSDYSSCSEHSQQSRPSTLSRTEAGAERPPLSSSSAKEDSGYMPMMCGVAASPRDTPPDYMPMQPSSYSHPISHSPQLHSPALGPRSAHPQLQPQSSTDSHGYMMMLPGASGSSPSPGQASPSPHSSSSMAGASGSDSIAERPENGEYMDMSYSSSGGRKLSNEGSSGYYTPGTPEATPKSYSPYFSLPRSYKAPTRERDEKEYGEYVPMSSPAKPVYSSVATASMSTPEKRGGGGSSTSTPSHPPPPYGAHHTTAAMADRRVVRPNRLPLGRRSFHGPLRVSEPSTASAGTSTSVPATVSSSEGPSSPGEYINIEFGDHYPHQQQPPAYPLSAQDEAPSLESSDHRRSPPQPRIHQDYMSVEVGADQRDSAECLGKNQSPRPSLVAPWNPPSYIRPLASNPGALASPGVPAGGHWRSMGDDYTDMNFNLSRGERTQTSPTAMLQHLCVVEGRYGHAPSAASSSISPPLPPLSPGRAPTHQLEPKVVRADPQGRRRHSSETFSSTSSSNSTPPGGGLGPSSSAAHSTLVNPTAPNGSYLTEGQASRWASSASFDSVWVSMEGLGDSPAHHAPVRSMEMGRASGASASSSSGAGAGRMCRDMSVGYQNGLNYIALELREDGSNMGAATSGAGSSNGSSAAAAAAGTVPLLENGAYASIDFTKSDGVTATTKD, encoded by the coding sequence ATGGCAAATTTCACGAATTACCAGGAAGGTAAGGCAGCGATGTTGATGGTGGAGACGCAGCAGAGGGACGTGGGGACGAAATCTGCAGCCGCCACCGAAAACGGAGACGGCTCGGTCGGGGAACCCCCTTCCCCGTTAATTAATAtcggcggcggcggcggaggaggaggaggaggcggctcTCGTTTCCATCAACATTTACCGCCCTCCAACCACCTCCACCATCAACACCTCAGCCACTATCACCCGCCAAAGGATcaacagcagcaccatcacTACCAGCTAGCCccgcagcagcaacagcagcatctttcCGGAGAAAACATCGCAGAGTCCCCGGCCAGGAAAgcctcctcctcgtccctcAGCCAGGTACACACCGCCGAGGACCCCGCCGCTTCTTCCGCcgctagcagcagcagcagcagcagcagccatgtaTACGCGGCAGTGAACGTTGCAAATACCTCGGACGTTGTGGATGATATTCGAAAATGTGGCTATttaagaaagcaaaaacacGGACACAAGAGGTTTTTCGTGCTTCGGGCTGCCAGCCACCTCGGGCCGAGCCGCTTGGAGTACTACGACAGCGAGAAGAAATTCAGGAACAGCCTGCGCTCTGCTGCCGCGGCCGCCGCCAGCGGCGGAGCGGTCGCCCCGTCTCCCCCGAAAAGGGTTATTTACCTCTACCAGTGCTTCACGGTGAACAAAAGGGCGGattccaaaaacaaacacctcaTTGCCCTTTATACTAAGGACGAGTATTTTGCCATTGTGGCTGAAAACGAGCAGGAGCAAGAGGACTGGTACGTAGCTGTCAGTGAGCTGATGAGTGAGGGTAAAAAAGGGCACTTGGATTCTGATGATTTAGATGATGGATATGGTACAGTCACCCCTGGTACTGTGTTTAAAGAGGTGTGGCAGGTGAATGTGAAACCTAAGGGACTGGGTCAAACTAAAAACCTCACAGGTGTTTACCGGCTATGCCTCTCTACTAAAACCATTCACCTCGTTAAGCTGAACTCTGAAACCCCCTGTGTTAACCTTCAGTTGATGAACATCAGACGTTGTGGACATTCAGAGAGCTTCTTTTTCATCGAGGTGGGTCGCTCCTCCTCTATTGGGCCCGGGGAGATATGGATGCAGGTGGATGATTCGGTTGTGGCCCAAAACATGCACGAGACCATCTTGGAGACAATGAAAGCCCTGAAAGCTTTTGCAGAGTTTCGGCCCAGAAGTAAGAGCCAGTCGTCGGGCTCCAACCCCATGCCGTTTATCACGACGCGGCGCCACCTGGGCAACCTGCCGCCGAGCCAGACGGGATTGCAGCGGCGGTCGAGGACAGAGTCAGTTGTTGGCACGCCACCTTCGAGTAAGAGCTCCGGGGCGAGTGGTTATCGCTTCCGGACATCCAGCGAGGGCGAGGGGACGATGAACCGGCCATTCCGCTCTGCCACAGGAAGTCTGGTTCACCTCAACTCAGCACGGGCCCACCATGGTCGTCAGGAAGGgggtggcagcagcagcggtaGTGGCGTCGCCACAGGAAACGCTGGCACGAGCACTGGCAGCGGACGCTACGTCAGAGCCATCCCAGGGTCGTCGTCCACCTACCACGCCCGCTCCGCCTCGTTGCCGGTCTCTCACTTCCCCTCCACCACCAGTCCGGTGAGCGTCTCCTCCAGCAGCGGCCATGGCTCAGTCTCTGACACTCTCACCCGCCCGTCAAGCGCCTCGATATGCGGCTCACCATCAGACGGTGGCTTCAACTCTTCAGATGAGTACGGCTCCAGTCCTGGTGACTTTCGGTACTTCAGGGTGAGGAGTAATACACCTGACTCCCTGGGCAACACCCCACCAATCAGAGAAGAGAACTGCCTGAATGATTATATGGCCATGGGCTGGAACCGGGAGGTCTTTGGCACCGGCGGGGGCTCCGGGAACAACAGCGGGGGTGACACGCCACGAGATGAGAGCACGTCGACAACAGAGGATGAGCGCTTTTCttcgtcgtcgtcatcatcactgaggaggaggactcacTCTTTCTCCAGACCAGCTGGTGGTGCAACCGGTGGCTCTGGAGTGGCAGTTTACCAGAAAATGACCCAGACCAACTTCTCATTGGATGAGGGGTCGGACGTTGTGTTACCGTTTGGCAGTGGGCTGCTCCGCGGCGggccgtcctcctcctcttcctcgctccgCTCTGACTACAGCTCCTGCTCTGagcacagccagcagagccgcCCCTCCACACTCTCCAGGACAGAGGCCGGTGCTGAGCGcccacccctctcctcctcctccgccaaGGAAGACAGCGGCTACATGCCCATGATGTGCGGCGTGGCTGCCTCGCCGCGGGACACGCCTCCCGACTACATGCCTATGCAACCCAGCTCTTACTCCCATCCCATCTCCCATTCTCCTCAGCTTCACAGTCCGGCTTTAGGTCCCCGTTCAGCCCACCCCCAGCTGCAGCCTCAATCCTCCACAGACTCCCACGGCTACATGATGATGCTCCCGGGGGCCAGTGGCAGCTCCCCCTCTCCAGGGCAGGCCTCCCCCAGCCCTCACAGTAGCTCCAGCATGGCAGGTGCCAGTGGGAGTGACAGCATAGCAGAGAGACCAGAGAATGGGGAATATATGGACATGTCATACAGCAGCAGCGGGGGGCGCAAGCTCTCAAACGAAGGGAGCAGTGGTTATTACACACCTGGCACACCTGAGGCCACCCCAAAGTCTTACAGTCCTTATTTCTCCCTCCCCCGCTCCTACAAGGCCCCCaccagagagagggatgagaaaGAGTATGGGGAATATGTTCCTATGAGTTCTCCTGCCAAGCCAGTATATTCATCAGTTGCCACAGCTTCCATGTCAACACCAGAgaagaggggtggggggggtagtagcacctccaccccctctcaCCCACCCCCGCCTTACGGAGCTCACCATACGACTGCAGCGATGGCCGACCGACGCGTCGTGAGGCCCAACCGCCTCCCTTTAGGCAGAAGAAGTTTCCACGGCCCGCTGCGGGTTAGTGAGCCCTCCACAGCGTCTGCAGGCACCTCCACCTCAGTCCCCGCCACTGTCAGCTCATCCGAAGGGCCCTCCAGTCCCGGAGAGTATATCAACATTGAGTTTGGAGATCACTACCCCCACCAACAGCAACCCCCCGCTTACCCTCTCTCTGCCCAAGACGAAGCACCTTCCCTGGAATCCAGTGACCACCGTCGCTCCCCTCCCCAGCCCCGGATTCACCAGGACTATATGAGCGTGGAGGTAGGGGCCGACCAGCGGGACAGCGCAGAATGTCTGGGTAAAAACCAGTCTCCCAGACCCAGCCTTGTTGCTCCCTGGAACCCACCCAGCTATATCCGACCCCTGGCGAGCAATCCTGGGGCGCTGGCCTCCCCTGGAGTCCCGGCCGGAGGTCACTGGCGGTCAATGGGGGACGACTACACGGACATGAACTTCAACCtcagcagaggtgagaggaCGCAAACGAGTCCCACGGCCatgctgcagcatctctgtgtggTAGAGGGACGTTACGGTCACGCTCCCTCCGCCGCCTCCTCatccatttctcctcctctccctcctctgagcCCAGGCAGGGCGCCGACACACCAGCTGGAACCCAAGGTGGTTCGGGCCGACCCCCAAGGCAGGAGGAGACACAGCTCTGAGACAttctcctccacttcctcctctaaTTCAACTCCCCCTGGGGGAGGACTTGGCCCCTCATCTTCAGCTGCCCACTCCACACTGGTCAACCCCACAGCCCCCAACGGATCTTACTTAACGGAGGGTCAGGCTTCCAGATGGGCCAGCTCAGCATCTTTTGACAGTGTGTGGGTGTCCATGGAGGGTCTAGGGGACTCGCCGGCTCACCATGCCCCAGTCAGATCCATGGAAATGGGCAGGGCCTCCGGAGCctcagcatcctcctcctcgGGGGCTGGAGCAGGTCGAATGTGCAGGGACATGTCTGTGGGCTACCAGAACGGCCTCAATTACATTGCCTTGGAGCTGAGGGAGGACGGGAGCAATATGGGCGCCGCGACGTCGGGAGCTGGTAGCAGCAATGGGAGctcggcggcggcggcggcggcggggacggtgcctctgcTGGAGAATGGAGCCTATGCCAGTATAGACTTCACCAAATCTGATGGAGTCACCGCAACAACCAAGG